Within Bacillus solimangrovi, the genomic segment TCCTGTAAGTAATGCATCATCTGTTTGAATTAAACCTGCACCAACAAGTGGGCCAACAGCGTTTGCAATATTATTCATTCCTGCTGAAAAGCTTTCAATAAATCCAGCTATAATTAACAAACTAGTAAATATTTTTGTATAATAGTTAGATTTTTTCCATTTTTTGATCACACTTGAACGAAGAATATACTTACCACATAAATAAGAAATTAGGAAAGCTATAATTGGTATAATGAGCCAAAACATAATAATGACAACTAAAGTGTTCATGTTTAACACTCTTAAGCTAACTCCTACACCAACTATCGCTCCAACTGCAACTTCGCTCGTTGACAATGGAATTCCAAGCAGATTTGCGATAAGCAAGGATAATGAAGCTGAAACTAAAACGACGATAACTATATTTATCGTCAAATATTCCTCTGATACAATACCCTTGCCTATCGTATGAACTACTTCTCCCCCACCAAATATCGCTCCTAAAAAAATCCCTATCGCACATACCCCTAGAGCTAATCGTTTATTTCGAATTGCTCCCGATCCATATGCAACGGATATTGTCGCAGCAGCTCCACTTGCACCTATATTTAATGCAAAAAAATATGAAACGATAAATGCAATAACTATAAGAGACATTTAACTCACTATCCTTCTGAAGGAGGATCTAAATGTAGGCCACACTCTGTTTTATTACTATTTCTCCAACGCCCACTCCTACTATCTTGACCTTCAACAATTTGATGAGTACAAGGTGCACATCCTATACTAGGGTACTGCTGATCATGAAGGGGATTATATGGTAGATCATTCCTTTTCACAAAACTCCAAACTTCTTCCTCTGTCCAATGAATTAGAGGACATATTTTTATTGATTGAAATCGCTCATCCTTATTAATAAATTGAACATGTTTCCTTGTTTCGGATTGTTCTCTCCGAAGTCCTGAAAGCCAAGCTGTGGCTTTTGATAATTGGTCTTCCAGCGGTTTGACTTTACGATAATAACAGCATTGATTAGGATTGCGTTCCCAAAGTTTTGCACCAAATTTCTTCTCCTGTTGTTCAAGAGAAAGTTCAGGTTTCACTAATTCGATTCGCAGTTCAGGAAAACGTTTTTGAATTTTTTCAATTGTTTCGTATGTCTCAGCAAAATGTAGTCCTGTATCTAAAAAGATTACACGAGCATCTTGTTTAATTTTGGCAATTAGATGCAACAATACCATTGCTTCTAAACCAAAACTACAAGCATACACAAGCTCATCACCGTATTCCTTATACGACCACTCTAAAACAGAGTGTGCTCCTTGAGTACCATCTTCCAAATCAAATGGAATTTGTGGTTCATACCAATTTTTATAATTTAATTTCACTCCAAATTCAAACCTCCTTTTTAAAAATTCCTAATCGTTTTTTATTCCAAGTTTACCAATCAGAATTAACGATTTTTATTGAGCATAAAATAAGTTACGACCTTTTGCAAGATATTTTTAGAAAATTAACTAATATCTAAAAATATCTTGCAATTAAAATTAATTTGTAATAGAGTAATGACTAATCAATAATTAAATATCTTCTTAATTGAACATATGCAACAACTAACTTTCTTATCCAGAGAGATTGAGGGATCTGGCCCTATGAAATCTCAGCAACCAACACAATGTGTGGGTGCTCCTTCCAGCAAGCATTCGCTTGAGAGATGAGAAGAAGTGGAACTATTCTAAGTCCTTCTTCGAAGGACTTTTTTTATTTTTATGGAAAATTTAAGTTTTTCAACGAAAAGAATCACTAAGAATTCATGTAAAGCTTTCCTTACAACTATTTAAAAATATGGAATGAGGGATAAAAATGAACTATAAAATTGAGACTCAATTAGCCCAACTTGGAAATCGAAGTGAAGAAGTAACAGGAACTGTTAATCCACCCGTTTATTTTTCAACTGCTTATCGTCATGCTGGAATTGGGGAATCAACTGGTTATGACTACATTCGCACTGGAAACCCTACGAGGGAAATACTCGAAAATTCAATTGCGAAACTTGAACGAGGAACACGTGGTTTTGCATTTAGCTCAGGAATGGCTGCCATTCAAAACATTTTCTTATTATTTGAACCTGGAGATGAATTTATCGTAACAAAGGACATCTATGGTGGAAGTTACCGATTGTTTGAAAATACGTTTAAGAAATTTGGTTATTCATTTACCTACATTCATAGTTCAGATCCGCAAGACTATGAAGAAGCAATTACAGAGAGAACGAAAGCAATTTTTATTGAATCACCAACTAATCCACTAATGATCAAAACAGATATTAATGGTTTAGCAACTATTTCAAAAAAACATAATCTACTATTAATAGTGGATAACACATTTTTCACGCCAATGCTCCAAAGACCGTTAGAATCTGGAGCAGATATAGTCATTCATAGCGCAACAAAATTTTTAGGTGGCCATAATGATGTGCTTGCTGGATTAGTCGTTGCGAAAGATGAAACAATGTGTGAAGAACTATCAAGTATTCAAAATGCGTCTGGTGCTGTACTGTCACCTTTTGATTCCTGGTTACTTCTTAGAGGAATGAAAACATTAGCGTTACGAATGAGGCAACACGATCATAATGCTAATGAAATAGTGAAATTTTTGAATAATCACCCATCAATTGAAACCGTTCTATACCCAGGTGCAGGTGGTATGCTTTCATTTAAAGTACATGATGAAAACATTATTCAAACTTTACTAAAGAAGTTTGAAATTGTTACGTTCGCTGAAAGCCTAGGCGGAACAGAAACATTTATTACCTATCCTGCAACACAAACACATATGGACATTCCTGAAGAAATACGTACAAGTTACGGTGTTTGTAATCGTTTATTACGTGTCTCAGTTGGACTTGAGCACATCGAGGATCTTATTTCGGATTTTAATCAAGCGTTTCTAAACACATTACAAGAGGTGAATGGTGATGAGTAATTATTCCATACAAACGAGATTGTTGCATAACACATATTCAATTGATCAAACAACAAATGGCGTAAGTACACCTATTCACCATGCATCTACCTACCACCAAGAGGATACGGATCAGTTTGGAAAGTACGATTATTCACGCTCTGGGAACCCAACGAGAGAAGCATTAGAAACTGCAATTGCTGATTTAGAAGGTGGAACGAATGGATTTGCATTTGCTTCAGGAATGGCTGCAATCTCTACATCCTTATTGTTGTTATCAAGAGGTGATCATCTACTTGTTACTGAGGATGTATATGGTGGTACATTTAGGTTCGTTAGCCAAGTTTTAAACCGCTTTGGAATTGAATACACGTTTGTCGACATGACAAATTACGAATTAGTCAAAAACAGTTTTCAAGAAAATACGAAAGCCGTATATCTTGAAACACCATCAAATCCATTACTAACTGTTACTGACGTACGAGCAATATCTTCATTGGCAAAGCAACATAATTGCTTAGTCTATGTCGATAATACGTTCTTAACTCCTGAAATACAGCAACCACTTCAATTAGGAGCAGACATCGTATTACATAGTGCCACTAAGTTTTTAGGAGGACATAGTGATGTAGTTGCTGGACTGGCAGTAACAAATAATGAAGAAATCGCAAAGCAATTATATTTCTTACAAAACACATTTGGTGCTGTACTTGGTCCACAAGATTGTTGGTTAATTTTGCGCGGTTTGAAAACTTTACATGCCCGCCTAAAACTATCAGTACAATCAGCAGAAAAAATAGCAGCTTTTTTAGAAAAGCATCCGTTAATAAAAGAAGTCTACTATCCAGGTCTTAAAAACCATCAGGGTTATGAAATACAAAAGAATCAAGCCAAAAACGGGGGTGCTGTACTATCATTTTTATTAGAAAGTAAAGAACATGTGCAGCAATTTGTTGAACACATACAAATACCTGTATTTGCAGTTAGTTTAGGAGCTGTAGAATCAATCCTATCTTATCCAAAAACAATGTCTCATAGTTCTGTACCAGATGATGAATGTGAAAAAAGAGGGATTCAAGATGGATTATTAAGACTTTCAGTAGGGTTGGAAGATCCAGATGAACTTATCACTGATATAAATCAATCTTTGGAGAAAATAGTGAAGAAAGAAACTTTATTTTCAAAATAAACAAAATGAATTAAAAATTCGATAATTGCAAACTATATTAATAGGAAGAAACTCGTCATAATGATGATTGAAATTTCACTTATTATATAGAAACATAATATACAACTATTCTTACAACTACTAAACTACTTCTAAACAGATAGAAAAGCAGGAACGATATGTCCCTGCTTTTTCTATTCATTATTTAAATGTATTTTTCACAACAACGTCTTCCAATGGAAAACGTCTAGTTCCATGTGCTGGTTCTGCTGCTTTACCTAGAGCAATGAGCATAACTGGTATGTAGCGAGATGATACATCGAAAACTTCAACAAATTTAGCTCGATCAAATCCTCCCATTGCTACAGTATCATATCCTTTTGCTTTAGCAGCTAACATTAGTTGACTTGCAGCCAATCCAGAATTAAGGACTGCTTCATCACGTGCAAATTGCTTATTCTCATAAGCTCCATTAATTTGTGAAAGTAACGCTGCCATTACTTCTTCATTCATGTAGCCACTCTCTACTGCTTCACCATACACACGTTCCGCATTTGTATTAGCTTCTAAATCACCTAATACAGCAATTGTAAGCGAACTGTCAATAACTTGCTGTTGATTGTAGGCAATAGGTAATAGTGTTTCTTTTTGCTTCTCATCATCAATCACAAAAAACTTCCAATGTTGCAAATTCCATGATGATGGAGCTTCAATTGTTGCTTCTAAAATTTCATTTAGAGTTTCTTCTGAAATCTTATGATCTTTTTCATACTTACGCACTGAATGTCTTTCTTTTATTGCTGTAATTACATCCATTCTCGTCACCTCTAATATGTATTTTTCCCAACCTTAATTAAAACGTTCAAATTCACAAAAATCAACTAATATGCTTGCATTTTTTTATTTAATTCGTTAATATATGTATTCTCAATGCCCTCCCTATTGACTCCTGTACTTACTTATAGGTTTAAAAAGTTTGATATATAGAGGTGTCAATCTTCAACAGTTTTCTCATACTTTTCACTCGTATTTAATATATTGAAATTCACCAAAAAATTCTTATCTATCACTATATATTTATGATTAATATGCATATTTCAGCAACAGAGACATAATTTTATTGAATGTAAGTTTTATATTAGCGATGAAAAATCTAAAAGATTTAAATTACCCATACAAAATATACAACCTTACCGAAACAATTAAGTGAAACTCCTTTTATCAGGGGTTTTCTTTTGTAGCACTACTTAATCCAGCTTTTATTTACGTCATTGTTAATCTATTAAAAAAACAATCACCACAGCGCCAATTAAAACTTCACAAGTTCGCCAATAAATTTAATGTTGACCGAATTAAAAATATGAGTATTATAGATATAAGAATCTTAACTTTTAATAATAACTGACGAATGTAACAGTTACGTTACAATTTTTTTAATCTCATGTGAAACTTTTTTCGGCACATAACCGTCTAATTAATTGTTGATAAATAAAAATAGAGTAGTCAACTATTATTTAAGGCCTTGTTTGTTGGTTAATAAGTTAAAATGTACAAATTCTACTAATTTAGTAAAATACTTGCAATAATGCACCTTAAATGATATTCTCAATCTTTCAAGTAAAATCTTAGTAACTAACTACCATATTGATTTATTTGAAAGAACCAAGCACAGGAGGTTTTTTTGTGAAGAATTATTTCAAACGAGTGTTTAAGGTTTTTAAAACCGATAAAACCTTGTTAATAACGGTATTACTATTATGGATTAAATCATATTTAATAATGCGTTTATTTTTCGATTTACCGCTAGATAATATGCTACAAGAATTCATACTATTGTTGAGTCCATTAAGCTCGGTTTTAGTTCTGACATTAATTACGGTCTCAATCTTTAGAAAGAATAAAAAACGTGGTTTATTTATCATGTATGTCACTTCTACGATTTTGTTATTTGCTAACGTAGTTTATTACAGATTTTTTGAAGATTTTATTACAGTCCCTATTTTGTTCCAATTCAAAAACTTTGGTGACCTGGGCGGTAGTGCAAAAGGTTTAATGGAGCCTTATGATATTTTAATGTTTATTGACGTTGTAGTATATTACTACTTTTTGAAAAAAGATCGCCAACCTACACTACAAAAGCATAATCGAAAACTAATTGCTACTTTCGCAGCATTATTACTATTAGTGAATGTTGGTTTAGCTGAAAAGGAACGTCCACAACTATTAACAAGAACATTTGACCGTGAGATGCTTGTTAAATTTTTAGGAGTATACAACTACCATGTATATGACTTAGCTGTACATTCTAAAGCTTCTGCTCAACGAACGTTTGCAGAAAGCAGTGATCTTACAGAAGTTGAAAACTACATTCAACGAGATATTAAGCAACCTAGTGAACTATTCGGTGTTGCCGAAGGAAAAAATGTCATTATGGTATCAATGGAATCACTCCAAAATTTCGTAATAAATTACGAGCTAAATGGTGAAGAGGTAACACCTTTCTTAAATGACTTAATTGGTGACAGTTTTTATTTCAATAATTTCTATCACCAAACTGGGCAAGGTAAAACATCTGACTCTGAATTCTTAGTTGATAACTCGTTATATCCGTTATCACGCGGAGCTGTATTTACAACAAATGCTTCGAATGAATACAATGCAATGCCAGAAATTTTACAGGATAATGGTTACACGACAGCTTCATTCCACGGTAATAATAAAAGTTTCTGGAATCGTGACATCATGTATCAATCATTAGGATATGATTATTTCTTCTCTGAACGTTATTACGACATTAAAGAAGAAGAGAGCATTAACTATGGGTTGAAGGATAAACCTTTCTTCCGTCAATCTATCCCAATGATGCAAGAACTTGAACAACCATTCCATTCGAAGTTTATCACATTAACAAACCATTACCCTTATTTGCTAGATGAAGAAGATGAAATGATCGCACCACATACTACTGGAAATAAAACTGTTGATCGATATTTCCAAACAGTTAGATATTTTGATGATGCACTGCGTGATTTCTTCGAACAATTAAAAGCTAATGGTCTGTATGAAAACTCAATCTTTGTATTGTACGGTGATCATTATGGAATATCTCAAAACCATAATCGTGCTATGTCTGAGGTTATTGGCAAAGAAATTACACCATTTGAACATATACAGCTCCAAAAAGTACCTTTATTGATCCACATTCCTGGTATGGAAGGGAAAACAATGGAGACAGTATCTGGTCAAATCGATTTAAAACCTACTATTTTGCACTTACTTGGAATTGAACAAGAAAATGACATTCAATTTGGTGCAGATTTGTTCGCAACAAACCGTGATGATTTTGTAGTCCTACGTGATGGAAGTTTTATTACTGACGAATACGTTTATACGAAAGAAACATGTTATGATAAAACTACTGGTCAACCAACCGAAGATTCTTTATGTGAACCAGCCAAAGAAAAAGCTCAACTTGACTTAAACCTATCGGATAAGGTCGTTCAAAGTGACTTACTTCGTTTTTTAGACAGTGAGAAAAATACCACTGAAGAAGAAGCAAGTGGCAAATAGATAACATAAAATAAAACGTTCTGGCCTTAAGTCGGAACGTTTTATTTTTTTCATTTATGTGATGACACGCATGAAATATTCTCTTTTGCTTACCCTATTCATGAAGGAGTGATTTAAAATGACAAATAGACAGCCAAACAGCCCTGAACAAAAAGCTAAACTTGGTGGTCGTAAACATGAAACTGAATTTGGAAGTGAATTTGCACAGGGTGAACACAAACGTGCCCAAGGTGCTAAAGCACGTCAAAATAGAAATGATTAAAAACTTAACCCCGATACAGTGAACTGTACCCCAATTGTTAGAAATCGTCTAATAATGGGGTGCAGTTCATTTTACACTTACTTCTTTATTTACTAATATTCACAATAATATTTTTGCCTATTTACCGTTCACCATGTCAGAAATAGTAGAGAAGTCAATCGGCATATTGTTCTTTAACAACGCCTCAACAATTTGCTCTTCTTTATCCTCCGTTACTGGATGTCCTGCAAGCTGTGAAACTTGTTGAATTACTTGTCGAACCGTTTCTTCATCTTGAAAATTAGCATACTGAAGTGAATTTGCGAGCTGAAAAACATCATTCATATCTACACCTGTTTTCTTACCTATATTATCGAAAAATGAATTATTGAACATGTTGTCTTCCCTCCTATGATTACCTTCAACTTAATTTATGTAAATACCCAGACAATTGTGATTCATATCTCATAACAATTAAGTTTAAGGCAAAACTATCTATAATAGCTTAAGGAGGTATCCACTCATGATTCGAAGTTATTTAGCTCAAAGGTTATATGAACATGATATGAAGCTTGTTGAACTTGCTGAAGCAACTGGTTTAAGCAAAGGCGCTTTATCTGACCTTTATCACAACATGGCAGATGAAGTGAATCTAGATGTGTTAAATAAAATCTGTACTCATTTAGAAATTGATGTTGCTGACGTGCTCTCACTTGAAAAAGAATAGATAATTTCGCAATGAAAAGTCAAAGTTTAAGAACAAACAAATTCATTCTTACTAACCTAAAATAGGTTCTATATAGCAAAACTTCTATCTGTATAACGATAAAATAAACTACTTCATGCTACTCATTTGTAATGAATGTTAAAAAGTTAAACTTCCATTAGTGAGGGGGCTTCCCTCCCACTGATGGTTATTTGAATCAATCAGATAATTACTGACGATTTCTCACCAACTTAAATTTCGCTGACTCTTCTAAATTTTGAAGTGAGATTCTTAACTTTAATTGACACGTGATACATATAAAAAGACACTTCAAAATCCGAGATTTTTAAAGTGTCTTACAACCTTATTTATATTGAGCTTGATATGCATTTTGAAGCTGCATAGTATACTTACCAGGTTTACCATCAGCAATCTGTTCTCCATCAACGGTTACGATTGGCATCACTTCTAAAGTCGTGCTCGTTATAAATATTTCATCTGCTTGTTTGAATTGTTCCAATCTAATTTGCTCTTCCTTAATCGGAATATTAAGCTTCTTTGCTAACGACAATACGTTAGCACGTGTGATTCCGGCAAGAATGTGTCGTGATAAAGGTGTTGTATAAAGCATACCTTCTTTGATTATAAAAAGATTACTACTAGAACCCTCAGTCATAACACCATCTCGATGCAAGACTGCTTCGATTGCACCAGTATCAGCAGCTTCTTGTTTCACTAGTATATTCGGTAATAAATTTAATGATTTAATGTAACAGTTCAACCAACGTTCATCTTCTTTTACAATTACTGATGCCCCTCCCTCTCTAAGGTTAATCGAAACATCCTTTGCTTCACGTATTGTCATAGCGACTGCTGCTGCAGCTTCAGGGAAAAGATGTTGACGCTTAGCAACTCCACGAGTTACTTGCAAATAGACTACTGAGTCCTTTAAACCTGACTTTTCTATTCCTTCAAGAATCAACTCTTGAAAACCTTCTAATGTGTATGGTAACTTGATTCGAATTGCTTCCGCACTATCAATTAACCTTACTAAATGTTCAGTCAATCCAAAAGCTTCTCCGTTGTATACACGAACTACCTCATATACACCATCACCAAAATTATGTCCACGTTCATCAATCGGAACAACTAGCTGATCGATATCAATAAACTTACCATTATAGAAAGCTACTTCCACTGTTGTACAACTCCTTTTACTCAATTAATAAAGATGCTCCTATAATATGCTGAATTTTTTACTAATGCAATAATTTGAATCACAAAAGATTTGAAACACAAAAAATCATAAGGAACTTGAAGATTTTCAACCCCAAGCTCCTTATGATTAAGAATATTACTTATACACCGCGTTTATTGCCCCACAATAATGCATGCAGTTGTGGAAGTACACGGACATCATTCATTTCTTTACAGTCTATCACCTTATTTACTAACCACTCATAACTTTTTATTAAATGTAGTGCAAGTTCATTATTACTTTCAGAGATTAAGTTATCATTACCTACTTGTAAGTAAAAAGGTACGTTTGGATAACGCAAGTGAATATCTTTCGCATATTCAAAATCATCATCATTAAAAACAACGACCTTTAAACTCACATGTTCATTAATTCGGTTATCTTTCTCTAAGTTGTCAATGATTTGATCTAACATTAGAAAATCGGTTTTCATTTCTGAACTTGGAGGTTTAGGTGAAAGCGTTAAATCATCAATCTTAACAAACCAATCTTGCCACTTACTACCTTGAGTCTCCAGTGCAGTATTAAACCCTTCTTCTTTGAGTATATCTATTAATAATTGAATTTCTTTTAGTAATGCAGGATTACCACCAGAAATTGTAACATGATCAAATTGATCTCTACCAATCTGCTTTAGTTCACTCACAATATCACTAGCATTCATCTGCCTAATATCTTCTTTAGCTGAACCATCCCAAGTAAATGCAGAGTCACACCAACTACAGTGATAATCACAACCAGCTGTTCGGACAAACATCGTTTTACGTCCAGCACTCATTCCTTCACCTTGAATTGTCGGTCCGAAAATCTCAAGCACAGGGATACTCACTTAAAATCCCCCTTTTTAGGTCGATAAATGCAATAGCTCGTAGGAGTTTCACGTACAAGTATTTGCAAACATTTGGGCTGATTTTCCATCTTATCTAAGTGCTGTTGAATTCTTTCCCATAATTTTCGAGCGACAACTTCAGTTGTAGGAAAATGATTAGGGTCATCTTCATTAAAGTCATCATGATCATTCAATAATGAATGATCAAATCGACCATGAACTATTTTTTTTAATGTTTGAAAATTTACGAGAAAGCCTGTTTTGTCAAGCTCATCCCCTACTATTGTCACATTAACAAAATACGTATGTCCATGAACTTGTTGACATTTCCCAGCGTCAGAATGTGGAATAAAATGTGCAGCGGCAAATTGCATATCTTTATTTAATTCGTAATGATAGTCATGTTGAACTTGCGGATAAAATTGCTGAATCATAAAGTTTCACCTGATTTTTGTGCTAAATATTGCTCTAAGCCTCGTTGCCTTAATTCACAAGCAGGACATGTGCCACATCCATCTCCACGTACACCATTATAACAAGTCAGAGTTTTTTCTCTAACATAATCTAATACACCAAGTTCATCTGCAAGCTCCCAAGTTTCTGCTTTATTTAAATGCATCAAAGGCGTATGAATATAAAATTCATCATCCATTGATAAATTTAACGTAACATTTAGTGACTTAATAAAAATATCACGACAATCAGGATATCCACTGAAATCTGTTTCACATACCCCAGTAATCAGATGCTGTGCATTTATTTGTTTCGCCATCACAGCTGCAAATGAGAGGAACATCAAGTTTCTTCCTGGTACAAATGTATTTGGTAATTCCCCTTCTTCTCCTGCTTTTACTTCTATATCATTTCGAGTCAGAGCATTAGGTGCTAACTGATTCAACAACGACATATCTAACACCGTATTATTTACACCTAGCTCCTTAGCGATTTCCTTAGCACACTCAATCTCATGATTGTGCCTCTGGTTATAATCAAAGGTTACTGTCTCTACTTGCTCGAAATGTTTCAGTGCCCAAAATAAACATGTTGTACTATCTTGACCACCGCTAAATACTACGATAGCTTTCCCTAACTTCTTCATGTAAAATCTCCTTTTAATCTAGTTTTTTTCAGAGGGTTCCCTAGTACCTCCAGAGCGGATTATTTTGTACATTTCAAAAAATACGAATATCTTTTTTATATTAGATAACATTCTCTTCAAATAACAAAACACTCCGATAGTAACTATACCATATTATTTTTCATAATATGATCATTTTTTATTCGATAAAAACATGATATGATTACACTACAAACATATCAATATAAAATTTCCCATGTTTGTTGTTTATATTAAATTTATCAAAATATATTATACATATAATATATTCGATAGGGGGCTATAATATGGGGTCACTAATGCAACTTGTAGGACCATTAACCTTCAGTGCCGTGTTCTTCATCGGATTTGGTTTACTCTTCAAATTCATCCAAGTTCAAGGGCGCAAAAAACACGAAAATACAA encodes:
- the queC gene encoding 7-cyano-7-deazaguanine synthase QueC; the protein is MKKLGKAIVVFSGGQDSTTCLFWALKHFEQVETVTFDYNQRHNHEIECAKEIAKELGVNNTVLDMSLLNQLAPNALTRNDIEVKAGEEGELPNTFVPGRNLMFLSFAAVMAKQINAQHLITGVCETDFSGYPDCRDIFIKSLNVTLNLSMDDEFYIHTPLMHLNKAETWELADELGVLDYVREKTLTCYNGVRGDGCGTCPACELRQRGLEQYLAQKSGETL